The Papaver somniferum cultivar HN1 chromosome 6, ASM357369v1, whole genome shotgun sequence genome segment CACAGCAACTAGGTATAGTTTATCCTTGGCATACTTGCATCTAAAGCATAGTTTTCCTATTAGTTCTTTCACTTTTACAATTCGGTCCAATAGATGCCTTGTATGATGCAGGAGCTGGTTTGAAAGTAATGCATGCACACCATGTCATTCATCGTGATTTGAAACCAGAGGTAGAGATTATCACCACATAACAGCTTTTGTATGGTGGACAAGTAGACCTTAGATTAATAAGTGCATACATCACTTACTGATATCATTACAATTGCTTGCAACTTTGCCAGGATTTCATACTAATGTTTTGATTGCATACCTCTGTATCCCGGTTTAGGCTTGCTGTAACTGTTAGGATTGTGTTTTGCTACTACTAACTTGTTGGAAATCAGACTTTCTTTGAATTTGCTGACCGAGATGCTTATATTGACAGAATGTTCTACTATCGACAACTGAAACTGATGCTGTGataaagatttctgattttggccTCTCAAGGTATTAATACAAGAAATGATAACTAAAGCTCAAGCTAAGCATATCTTGTAGGTTGTGGACTGAACAATTTCCGATCTTTATATTTTGGGAAAGTAGATTCATTCATCCAGGAGAGAATGCTGAGACAGTCTGTGGGTCTCCACTGTACATGGCTCCAGAGATTCTTCAGTTTCAAAGATACGATGAAAAGGTATTAGATGTGAGAGTTGCAAGTTTATTCAGAATAAAGAAGACTGAATCTCTAGGTTTTGAATACAGATTGACATGTGGAGTGTAGGCGTGATTCTTTTTGAGCTTTTGAATGGTTACCCACCTTTTTGTGGTAGAAGTAATGTTCAGGTAACCTTTCTACCTGTCACTCAGGTAGCCTCCCTACTTCTCACTCAGGGCACTTTTTGAAATCcagatgctctaacacatgttGTGTCAAATTTTCTCTGCTTCAGCTGATAAAAAACATCAAAAAGTGTTCAGATTTGCCCTTTTCTCGGTTCATTCTTCCTGAATTGCACCCAGACTGTATTGAGATCTGTACCAAGCTACTCTGCCCAAACCCAGGTTAAGCCTTTCAGAATCTTTAAAATCGTGTTACTTTTTCAATGATCGAAGTGGTGACTGATGCATCCATTCATATATGCAGTAAACCGGTTGTCCTTTGATGAGTTCTATCAGCATAGTTTCTTGAAGAGGCTGAATGCTTGATCATGTCGTAAGAATTCGTATCTTTCAGTGAGTTGCTTCCAGAGGAGAGGAGTtaatcaatatataaaattagtTGATTTCAGTTGGTGTCGCCAATCATTAAGTTTTGTTAATGAAATACCCTACTGGTGCTAATTGTATGTTAACAGCTTTTGCAAATATGTATCATATATTCACCTGGTTTGAGGTCTAGAAATAGCTCAGTTTCAATTGCGTCTATCTTAAGACTCCTATGATTTCGGTTACTGATTTGTGAGTCAAGAAGTACTTGAGTTTTGCATTTACAAATGGCTGAGCTGCAGAAATTTGCGGATCTCCTTCGGAACTGTTCTAAGTATTCCTTACTGGATCATGGACGTCAAATCCACACAGCTGTTCTGAAGATGGGATTTGGAGCTGATCCCATGATAAACAATGATCTTGTTGGTATGTATGGCAAGTGTGGTGCAACTATTACAGCTCGTAGAGTTTTCGATGAAATGCCCGTAAGAAATGTAGTTTCATGGACGACACTTATGACTGGGTACTTGGCAAAAGGCAATGCCAAAGCTTCATTGTCCCTATTCTTTCAAATGGGTTACTCAGGAATTGAACCTAATGATTTTACTTTCTCAACTAATCTAAAGGCTTGTGGAATTCTGGGTATTCGTGAGACTGGAATGCAGATACATGCGCTCTGTGTGAAAACAGGATTCGAGCCTGTGCCAGTTGTCGGAAATTCAATCATGGATATGTACTCAAAATGTGGAAGATTAGATGAAGCAACTCAAATGTTCGATGAATTGCCTTCTAGAAATCTCATTAGTTGGAACACAATATTGTCAGGATATGCCCATGATGGACGTAGTTATAGACCTCTGGAGTTATTCCGGAGAATgcaagaagaaggagaaatccCCGATAATTTTACTTTTGTGAGTGCATTAAAGGCTTGTGGTGGTGTTGGGGCAATGCACGAGGGACAGCAAATTCATGCCTCACTGATGAGAAGGGGATTCGATATTTCGCGGCAGGCAATTCTAGCTTGTGCTCTCGTTGATTACTATGTTAAATGCAGAAGTTTATCTGAAGCAAGATATATCTTTAACCAAATTGAGCAGAAGAATGTAGTTTGCTGGACTACGATGATAACGGGTTACACTCAAGCAGGAGATGCACAGAATGCGATGGAATTATTTGGACAGACTAGGGTAATAGATGTTCAAGTTGATGGTTTCATTCTCTCAAGCATGATAGGCGTTTTTGCAGATTTAGCGCTTGTGGAGCAAGGGAAACAAGTACATTCTTATACCATTAAGGTTCCATCTGGTTTAGATGTTTCTGTGGCAAATTCAATTGTAGATATGTACCTTAAATGTGGGTTAGCAGAAGAAGCAAAAAGGCGTTTTAGTGAAATATCAGAACCCAACGTAATTTCTTGGACAGTGATGATAACTGGATGCGGAAAACATGGATATGGCAAAGAAGTGATCCAACTGTTTGAACAAATGCAGCTGGAGAATATCAATCCTGATGAGGTAACTTATTTAGCTGTGCTTTCTGCTTGTAGCCATGCTGGGCTCATAGAAGAAGGTCGCAAGTATTTCTCGAGGCTATGTGGAGACCATAGGATCAAACCGAAAGTAGAGCATTACTCTTGTATGGTAGATCTTCTTGGTAGAGCTGGTGAGTTGAAAGAAGCTAAGAATCTTATTAACAACATGGAAGTTGAACCAAATGTAGGGATATGGCAGACACTGTTAGGAGCTTGCCGAGTTCATAAAGACTTCGAACTAggaaaggaagttggagagattCTGATGAGACTAGATGAGAATAACCCAGTAAATTATGTGATGATGTCGAACCTTTTTGCTGAGTCTGGGGGATGGAGGGAGTGTCAGAGAGTTCGGGAACTGATGAAACGGAAGGGTTTGAAGAAAGAAGCAGGGTGTAGTTGGGTTGAAATTGACAAGGAAGTACACTATTTTTACGGAGGGGATGACAGACGCCCCCTCACAGAGAAAATTCACCACCTGTTGAAAGAGATggagaaaaggatgaaagaagaAACGGGTTATGTTTACAGGGCGAGGTTTTCGTTGCATGATGTAGAAGATGAGTCAAAGGAAGAGAGTTTGAGAATGCACAGTGAGAAGTTGGCAATTGGTTTAGGGTTATTAGGAGGGGACTTGGAGGAGAAAGGAGGTGTGCTGAGAATTTTTAAAAACTTGAGGGTTTGTGGGGATTGCCATGAGTTTATAAAAGTATTGTCAAAGATTTTGAAGAAGGTGGTTTTCGTAGTTAGAGATGCTAACAGGTTTCATAGGTTTGAGAAAGGGGTTTGTTCTTGTGGGGATTACTGGTGATTTTTTGAAATTTGCACTGTAAAGTCTGTAATCATTATTTTCGTCTCTAAACTTGGTTGGACAAGATTGCCTCGTCCATAAGATACAACCTTGCGTTGAATGCACCCTTGGCAGCTACTATAGCCATTTTTAGTCGTCTCACATTCTCAATGGACATTGGCCGATCTTCTGATTCATTTTTTCTTGACTTTCACTAAACGCTTTGGAAAAAACTTCCACTGAACGCTATTTTAGTAATTTATTGTACAATCTCACCACGCATGTTATGTGTCTGGTTCTGAATCTTATTTTGCGCACCCATTTACGTTCTGAACCTTTATTTTCAAGTTGCTACATTTACAGTGTACATAGCTCTAGTCTTACAAAAAGGTGCGTTAAGGCCGCCACTGCCACTGCTAGCTAGATCTAGGGTTCATGCAAGAATTGTCTATGTTGCGTATACAGCTCACTCATCCTCTCAAAATACTGATGATGTTAGATCATCCTCTCAAAATACTGATGATGTTAGATCATCCTCGTCTCCACGTGGTTTACCAATAGGAAGAGAAAGAAAACTACGGTCCTAGGTAATGGGAGCGATGAATGCTGCTTAATGCTTACATAATTATCTGGCTTATTCCAAGTACTGCAAAATGGTAGTTGTAATTTGTAAACAGCTTGATTGCGCCACATTTGGCCTAACAGTCAAGGCACCCTATACGACGTAGTAGTAAGTGAAAAAATTATGCAACTGTCATACTGTTGACGCACTGAGAGCATGGTGGATAACCAAATGACCAATTTCAATATAGTTGTACAAGATTATCAGCACAAAAAATAACTCACATTCACCTTTTACGTGATTCCGTTCCAGAAGACTGAGAGTGTGGAAACAAGTAGAAGGAGAAACAGAATAAGAATGAAGTTTAAGTCAATCCAATGCAAAAGCTACAACTTTTCCGTTATTAGTATAAGTTTTTCACCCAGAAAGGGCATGAACAAAATAGACAACACGAATGAAAATACAGAAGTATAGTAAGTATGGTTATTATTCTAAGTTTACATAACAATGTTTTCTTCACAGGGAATTGAATCACTAATCACCAGTTTAAAAGGTTCGGGTATGACGTAAACTGGTCATCGAAAACAGGTTCAAACTCATGTAATGGTGACGCTTGCCAGCTAAAATCGTTTACAACAGTAGCATCAGGCCAGAATTCTTGATCAACTTCATCAGTTCGCAGCGACAGCAAACCGCTAATGTCACTCATCTTGTCATCTACTACATTGACCCCGCCTATAAACTGGGAAATTTCTCGGGTCGGATCTGAATCACATTCAAACCCGTAATTTTGTTGATGGAATTGATCTTCATTGTTTGGTGGTGATTCTTGGTTAGGAATCATAGAATTATTTGAAGACGACTTATCAAAAGAAAGATCAAACTCACTTGACAATTCAGGTTCGGGTGCTGGGACGGGTTCATCAGTTACTATACCCGGATttaaaaagttggagaagacAGCCTCAAGATCAATAGCTGGAGGAGTAACAGTTTCATCAGTATTCTGAACTGGATCATCACAGTCAGGTGAACCACCCATGAAGACCCGACTGGGTCTGTACCGAACAGATTTTGCTCTACGATTTTTCCGACAACCGCCACCAACGGGTACATTACGTAGCGAGCCACCTTTTGTCCAATACCTTTTGCAGCCTTTGCAAAAGTAGCGAGGTTGTGAAAGACTATAGTTGTTGTAGTAACAAAATTTGGTATTTGATGATGCACATCTTGGACAGTTTGGTGCTATTTCGACGTGATGAGATTTATTCCACTTTTGATTATTGTTTTCGATGATCATCATTGAATTTTGATCAGGGCACTGAAACATTTCTTCAAAGTCATCTGATGTGAACATAACTAAACCAGTTGTGATGGGAAGAGGAGAGAAAAGAGGAGagtgtagagagagagagagagtggtgAGAAATGGAGGAGGGAGTGAGGAGATATCTATAATGCGTGGGTAATGTACTAATATGCAGGGATCAAGCGTGGGCGGTTTAAGAACCGTTTAATCCAAGGAAAGTCGTTATGATTTTACTATTACTATTTCATACTATCCGCAGCTCTTCTTTCACTGGCTGAGAAGTGATTGAAGTTGATTTTTGCTCCAAGGCCGACGCAGGTGGACATATTGCAAGGATGCGTCTAGGCCTGCACACggttcggttcggtgcggttagtTGTAAAACCGTTCAACTAACCGTTTATAGTGCGGTTAGCACATTTAaaaccgtaaccgaactcaatagtATTCGGTTCGGTTATTTTTCGGTTCGGTTTTAACCATAAATTAATCTGTCAGAAATTCTGACAGATTTTGTACCTGCACCTGCACCTGTACAGTGTACTTCcattccatacttaagaaataacaACTTACCATACTTAATAGATTAAACAGATCAATTCCATAAGAGTCTAAACTCTAAAGATCAAACACACAGTCACACACATAATGAAGTCCAAAAGCAAGGAGTCTAAATTCTAAAGatcaaacacacacacacaatagTCTTAAAGTTTAACATAAGAAAGTAGCACGAAGACTCGAAGACAAGTAAAAGACTTCAGAGTCCAGTCCATCCATCCAATTCTTAATTCTCATCCTTGCCCAAAATGTCAGCAAAGAGAAAAACTCAAAAGTCAGATCAAAATTCTTCAAATCATGGGTAATGTACTTCAAGTGTCTACAACTAGTACACCACACAACTTGAAACTCCAAGTTCAAAAAGGACAGGGAATGAGGGAATACAGAAAGTAACATAAAAAGGACCAGTCCACACAACTTGAAGAATCAAGTATCAACCACTTTCTCTTTAATCTTCATATGCAAGCCCTAAGCAATTACATAATCATAGATATGTAAAAGGTGACTGCATTCATTCAAGTGAAACTCTAACTGGATTCATTCAAGTGACAAACAGTTCTAACTGATTCATTCAACTATAGAAATTTTAAGTCAAATAAGAAGAGAAGAGATTCCATTACCTTCTTCAATGCTGGCATTGTCATCTGGTACATAGTCACATAtgaaatcaagagagataggttTCTGCAACCAGCTTTGCGTACAAAAAAGTGCTTCAACTGTCCTGGCAGATATCGAGATTCTCCATGGAGTAAGAATGCGCTTCCCGGTACTGAATGCATACTCTGAAGCAACTGAGGACACTGGTATTGCCAAAATATCCTTGGCCATAAGTGATAGTACCTTATACTTGGtactattagcctgccaccaTGCCAGAATATCAAAATACCTTGTTGATGTTTCACAGTCATCAAGCAAATACCTTTCCAGTTCAGACTTTGGATGAGTAGAGTGAACATTCATTCTTCGCCTTTTCTTCCTCGACTCAAGCATATCCTCAATGTTCTCTTCTTGCACACAAACTACCATGTCATCCACAGCTGCAGCAGTTGTTGACCCAGTACCTAAGACATCAGCACAAATGCACAATCAATATTAGTAAATGATGATGATAACAACATTTATAATATCTAAGTATGTAACAGTAGAACAAAAGCAGATAACTAAAGTTCAAAAGATGATGTCACCTTCATCTGCATTAGCATTTGAATACATGGTGTTGTACTCTTCATAAAGTCTACCCATGTCTTGTTTCACAGCTTTCAAAACAGTCCCAACCCTGAAATCTTCTTGCTCATACAAACATTCAAGATCAAACTTCAAACCAGACTCTTTCTCTCGAGGATCAAGCAACTTAGCAAAAAAAAGAACAGAGTTCATGTCTTCATAATCCCCCCAATATGAGTTGTACTTTTTAAACATTACTTCTGCCATcttagaaatatgagcatctcggtttcctatATCTCCAAGACGAACCAATTGTTCATGAATCAAAGCTAACTGCCATAAAAACTCATGTGTAGTAACCTGTGTTGAAGCAGAGAATTTAAcagtagcatcaaagaaattttttaaACATTTTACAAGACTACTAACATATGACCAGTCTGCAGCATATGGAGCATGATGACGGGGCTTGTTCCTTTTCTTCATATTCCTCTTTTTAGTTACATCACATTCACTTTCAGATTCACTAGAACTAAGAAAATAAGCTTCATTATCAATTACAACAGTGTCATCATCAGGATTAGGTAAAGCTTCACATTCAGATTCTTTAAAAATATACTTATCTCGAAAGCTCTTGTCTTCTCTTTCTAACCTTTTAAATACCTTCTCATATGGAATGGCAGCTTCAAGCATTAGATATGTAGCATTCCATCGGGTCTTCACATCCAAGAAAACCATCTTCTTACAATCAATCTTCTCAAGAGCAGCACATTCTTTGAATTTGGTCAACCTAGAGGGAGATCCAGTGACATACTTGACAACTAATCTGATCCTGTTAATTGACTTGTGATACAGCAACACAGCATCTCTAACAACAAGCGCAAGAACATGCGCAGCACACCTTACCTGATAAAAGAATGAAACAAGGAAATACAAACATGTTGCATGGTTGAAATGATCAGTACTCAAATGGCTAAATGAAAAAATTAAactaacaacaagaagaaaagcaATCTAACCTGCATGTATTCAGCTCTAACTGTTGCTCCAGTCCAATTAATGACACTGGTTTGAAGATACTCGATCGCCACATTATTTTCACTGACATTTTCCAAAGTCACACCAAAAAGATCTTCTAGCCCCCAATCCAGCAAACATTTCTCTAGTGTTTTCCCAATATCCACTCCAGTATGACCCTTGATCTGGCAGAACATGATGATTCTCTTTTGGATCTTCCAATGAATATCAATGAAGTGCACAGTCACATACATGTAGTTGAAGTTGTTTGGAGAGGTACATGTATCAGTTGTGAGAGAGACTCTTTGTTTACTTTCCTTGAAATATTTCTTCAACTTATCTTTCTCATCTTTGTAGATTGTTAAGAGATCTCTGTATATGGTCATCCTGCTTGGCACCTTGAATCTAGGCTCCAACTGTTCACTGTATCTtctaaacccttctccttctACAATTCTAAATGGATGTTCATCTATTATGACAAACTCAGCCAATCTCCTTCTACACATATCCTTGTCATAGCTAATAGCAGCCAATTGGGATGACTGTCCTGGTCTTGGTGGTGGAAACAATAAACTTTGTTGACCCTTCAGCTTCTTGTTTGGATTCTCAGGACATGTTCCTAAATGTGTTTTCATGCTGGAGGTGCCATTTCCTCGACTATCTGCTTGCAACTTCTTCTTGCAGTGCTTACATTGGGATTGTTTGTCATTGAGCCTTGTAAAATCATTCCATACTTTCGACCTCACTTTTCCCTTCTTCTTTGGTTCAGTTTCAGCTGCAGGGTCATGTGTAACCTGCTGAGTTTCTTGTGTAGCATCAACTTGAGGTGTTGGTGTTGCAGAAATTATCACTTTAGTAGACTTAGCTGCAGGGGATTGAGAGGCTGGAGATGCACCTGCCATCTTGCAGCTTGATAATGAAATTGAACTTGATCCAAGCATTACCACCTACAACAAACATCATTTCCAACACTTAGTTCAAGAAGCAACAATACAATCAACATTACAATCATAGAATACAATCAACATTACAATCATGGATTTCATCATCAAACCCTAGCCACTAAACTAATCAGCATTATAATttgtaactctaacaactcagttACCAAATTCTCACTTCACAATATTACACAAATAGTTCCAACAACAATTTCTCAAAGAGTAATTAATATAACAACAATACTTAATAGATTTAAACACCCATTAAAACCCTTTTGCTCATAGATTCATAGTCACAGACTCACAGATCATAAATCACTTCAAGGGTTTTACATCAAAAAACCCTATTTCATAATCAACACTGAAGATTGAACTCAAATCAAACAGAACAAGTCAAGTGAAGGGTTTTACCTGTTTGATCTGACAATACTCTTTTAATGAAGAACTCCAGCTGCTGGTAATTCAATACTCTTCAAGTTctgagaaaataaaacaaaaataaaataaaaaattataaccctaaattgattgataaacaatAATCGATTGACTTAACAAATCGATTGATTAAACATATTTCAAACCATCTCGAGTatcaaaagaaaccctaaaataaaaaaacaaccctagaaattgataaaaaaaaatcaatcgaaGAGAAAACAATTTACTAGATCATAGTGATAGAGGTGGTGGTACAGCACCTTGATGGAGGTAGAGGAGGTGAATCAGGCGACTATATGCAGGAGGAGAAGATTCTGGTAATGGATTGGAGGTGACTGGAGAGAGACGGAGTCGGAGAGggagagaagaagaaatgaaatggCTGCAGAAATAGTTTAGGGTTTCCAGTTTTTATACTCTAGGGTTACCCGATTTTAGACGGGTAGGATTAATCCTAATAGAAATAAATCAACGGCCTATAATAATCGGTTATCGGTTCGGTTAGGGTGCGGTTAGTAGTGGAACCGATAGCCGAACCGAATATCCAACGGTTACCCCAAATTAAAACCGACACCGACCGTTGGATtatcggttcggtgcggttacgGTTCGGTTAGTACGGTTATCGGTTCGGTTGCGGTTATCGGTTCGATTCTGTGCAGCCCTAGACCCGTCGTTGAGCTCTAGAAATAGGGGGCCAGTCAACTTATTTCATAGGTTATTCTTATGCACTGTAGGTCTTCTGGACCCGTAAGGACTCAGATGAGCTCCTCTCGGAATCAATTCATCGTGATGAAATGAGGTCAACCTTAATTGATGGAGTGAGTGAAGCAAGGCATGTTGAAATGTTGCTAAAGAAGGGTAACGTGCCGAGTTATCCTTACTATTCCCTCCTCTTACGTCTCTTTCATGCACGATTATGATCGCAGTGGAGTTAGGGTTTGAGAGTGTGGATGAAG includes the following:
- the LOC113289784 gene encoding serine/threonine-protein kinase ATG1t; the encoded protein is MENEIRVRKYLLREKVSEGSLSIIWKAEHKTSREEVILKQVFLSKLNKNLKDCLDCELNFLSSVKHPNIIHLIEVIQVEGCVFLVLEFCSGGNLASYIKQHGRVEEQVVKRFTQQLGAGLKVMHAHHVIHRDLKPENVLLSTTETDAVIKISDFGLSRFIHPGENAETVCGSPLYMAPEILQFQRYDEKIDMWSVGVILFELLNGYPPFCGRSNVQLIKNIKKCSDLPFSRFILPELHPDCIEICTKLLCPNPVNRLSFDEFYQHSFLKRLNA
- the LOC113289781 gene encoding putative pentatricopeptide repeat-containing protein At3g15130, which translates into the protein MAELQKFADLLRNCSKYSLLDHGRQIHTAVLKMGFGADPMINNDLVGMYGKCGATITARRVFDEMPVRNVVSWTTLMTGYLAKGNAKASLSLFFQMGYSGIEPNDFTFSTNLKACGILGIRETGMQIHALCVKTGFEPVPVVGNSIMDMYSKCGRLDEATQMFDELPSRNLISWNTILSGYAHDGRSYRPLELFRRMQEEGEIPDNFTFVSALKACGGVGAMHEGQQIHASLMRRGFDISRQAILACALVDYYVKCRSLSEARYIFNQIEQKNVVCWTTMITGYTQAGDAQNAMELFGQTRVIDVQVDGFILSSMIGVFADLALVEQGKQVHSYTIKVPSGLDVSVANSIVDMYLKCGLAEEAKRRFSEISEPNVISWTVMITGCGKHGYGKEVIQLFEQMQLENINPDEVTYLAVLSACSHAGLIEEGRKYFSRLCGDHRIKPKVEHYSCMVDLLGRAGELKEAKNLINNMEVEPNVGIWQTLLGACRVHKDFELGKEVGEILMRLDENNPVNYVMMSNLFAESGGWRECQRVRELMKRKGLKKEAGCSWVEIDKEVHYFYGGDDRRPLTEKIHHLLKEMEKRMKEETGYVYRARFSLHDVEDESKEESLRMHSEKLAIGLGLLGGDLEEKGGVLRIFKNLRVCGDCHEFIKVLSKILKKVVFVVRDANRFHRFEKGVCSCGDYW
- the LOC113289785 gene encoding uncharacterized protein LOC113289785, whose amino-acid sequence is MFTSDDFEEMFQCPDQNSMMIIENNNQKWNKSHHVEIAPNCPRCASSNTKFCYYNNYSLSQPRYFCKGCKRYWTKGGSLRNVPVGGGCRKNRRAKSVRYRPSRVFMGGSPDCDDPVQNTDETVTPPAIDLEAVFSNFLNPGIVTDEPVPAPEPELSNPTREISQFIGGVNVVDDKMSDISGLLSLRTDEVDQEFWPDATVVNDFSWQASPLHEFEPVFDDQFTSYPNLLNW